The proteins below are encoded in one region of Methylophilales bacterium:
- the lpxC gene encoding UDP-3-O-acyl-N-acetylglucosamine deacetylase has protein sequence MIFQKTIRNEISEVGVGLHSGEKVKLTLKPGIVGQGIIFKKMDQKKETQVKVDPTIVLDTRLCSTIGNKDFQIATVEHLMSALCASGIDNITIEVSGSEIPIMDGSAITFIHLIKSAGIVDQQAPKEFIRIKKTIEARQEDKFAIFEPHQGFVIDFTIDFPHPVFKTEDSHMNINFFQDSYVQDISRARTFGFMQEVEALRSNGLARGGSLDNAIVVDEYKVINKDGLRYKDEFVRHKILDAMGDLFMLGKPLLGKFTAFKSGHDLNNKLIRKLAENTDTWEIATLDLESDETANLAQQYLDSKSEYESPDYIT, from the coding sequence ATGATTTTTCAAAAAACGATTAGAAATGAAATAAGTGAGGTAGGGGTTGGCCTGCATTCAGGAGAAAAAGTTAAGTTAACACTTAAGCCTGGGATAGTAGGACAGGGTATTATTTTTAAAAAAATGGACCAAAAAAAAGAAACTCAGGTCAAGGTTGATCCTACGATAGTTCTTGATACGAGACTATGTTCAACGATTGGCAACAAAGATTTCCAAATAGCAACTGTTGAACATTTAATGTCAGCACTATGCGCATCGGGAATTGATAATATAACAATTGAAGTGTCAGGCTCTGAAATACCCATAATGGATGGTAGCGCTATTACATTCATTCATTTAATTAAATCAGCTGGAATAGTAGACCAACAAGCACCTAAAGAATTTATTCGAATTAAGAAAACCATTGAGGCAAGGCAAGAAGATAAATTTGCAATTTTTGAGCCTCACCAAGGCTTTGTAATAGACTTTACGATAGACTTCCCGCATCCAGTTTTTAAAACGGAAGATAGCCATATGAATATTAATTTTTTTCAAGACTCCTATGTGCAAGATATAAGCAGAGCTAGAACATTTGGTTTTATGCAGGAGGTTGAGGCACTGAGGTCTAATGGCTTAGCAAGAGGGGGGTCACTTGATAATGCTATTGTTGTAGATGAATATAAAGTCATTAATAAAGATGGCCTAAGGTACAAGGATGAATTTGTAAGGCATAAAATACTTGATGCGATGGGCGATTTGTTTATGCTAGGTAAGCCGTTGCTCGGTAAATTTACAGCATTTAAATCAGGCCATGATCTTAATAATAAATTAATTAGAAAATTAGCCGAAAACACAGATACATGGGAAATTGCAACATTAGATCTAGAAAGTGATGAAACAGCAAACTTAGCTCAGCAGTATCTTGATTCAAAATCTGAGTATGAATCACCGGACTATATTACTTAA
- a CDS encoding complex I NDUFA9 subunit family protein — translation MHTISIFGSSGFIGTELIGQLAKKNHKINVFTRNKTKANHLKVFPNVKLVSYSENSNFNQLLVGTDVLINLIGILHEAKKNQFINIHEGLIKKILRGAKKANVSRLIHVSALKCDTPGESKYLQSKFRGEKAVTTIFKNKAWTILRPSIVYGSKDKFLNLFIKLIKFIPVIFLISPKAKFQPINVDDFVDILIKVIDSKKSYQKALNIAGPKIFTFLEIIKEIKNSLNKKNIIIPLNKKLTLFFVRILELSPVKLVTRDNLKSMEIDNTAQINDSYQYKSSLRQLSSYLKKYSD, via the coding sequence ATGCACACAATATCAATTTTTGGTAGTTCAGGTTTTATAGGAACAGAGCTGATCGGCCAATTAGCAAAAAAAAATCATAAAATAAATGTTTTTACTAGAAACAAAACAAAAGCAAATCATTTAAAAGTATTTCCTAATGTAAAGTTAGTTTCATACTCTGAGAATTCTAATTTCAATCAATTGCTAGTAGGAACTGATGTATTAATTAATTTAATTGGTATTTTGCATGAGGCAAAAAAAAATCAGTTCATAAATATTCATGAAGGTTTAATAAAAAAAATACTTAGAGGGGCAAAAAAAGCTAACGTATCAAGATTGATCCATGTCAGCGCACTCAAATGTGACACACCAGGGGAAAGTAAATATTTACAATCAAAATTTCGTGGTGAGAAAGCAGTGACCACAATATTTAAAAACAAAGCATGGACAATCCTACGGCCCTCCATTGTTTATGGGTCAAAAGATAAATTTTTAAACTTATTTATAAAGCTTATCAAGTTTATTCCGGTAATTTTTCTAATTTCACCAAAAGCTAAGTTTCAACCCATTAACGTTGATGATTTCGTAGACATTTTGATAAAAGTAATTGATAGTAAAAAATCCTATCAAAAAGCCCTAAACATAGCAGGTCCTAAAATATTCACATTTCTTGAAATTATTAAGGAAATTAAAAATAGCCTTAATAAAAAAAATATTATTATTCCGTTAAACAAAAAATTAACATTATTTTTTGTACGTATTCTTGAGTTATCTCCAGTAAAGTTAGTGACAAGGGATAATTTGAAATCTATGGAAATTGACAACACTGCTCAAATAAATGATTCGTATCAATATAAATCAAGTTTAAGGCAATTATCATCCTACTTAAAAAAATATAGTGATTAA
- the cca gene encoding multifunctional CCA tRNA nucleotidyl transferase/2'3'-cyclic phosphodiesterase/2'nucleotidase/phosphatase (catalyzes the addition and repair of the essential 3'-terminal CCA sequence in tRNAs without using a nucleic acid template; phosphohydrolase activities include hydrolysis of pyrophosphate, 5'-nucleoside tri- and diphosphates, NADP, and 2'-AMP with the production of Pi, metal-dependent phosphodiesterase activity for 2',3'-cAMP, 2',3'-cGMP, and 2',3'-cCMP, and hydrolysis 2',3'-cyclic substrates with the formation of 2'-nucleotides and 3'-nucleotides; these phosphohydrolase activities are probably involved in the repair of the tRNA 3'-CCA terminus degraded by intracellular RNases) produces MKIYLVGGALRDKFLNIPIKDKDYVVVGSTPEEMEKKGFKPIGKDFPVFIHPDTKDEYALARTEKKIGVGYHGFKFYASPKVKLDEDLKRRDLTINAIAQDEDGNIYDPYNGQIDIEKRILRHVSDAFIEDPLRVLRVARFSTLDEKFVIHKDTLNLLKKMILNEELKSLAIERVVVEIKKGLEGKKPSQMFRCLCECGALNQILPGINPNKKTNSDYVELGLLIEKNIVNITLDNKFLLILLIPFFSKNFSTNKINYSENQEKNLLEHLGLSKSQKKLYESLKSEKENIDNFYSLPPKYKLDCLNRLDFFRRPEITFAILKMLIILNTIKNKSLQSDLSSNDDLKQQDNFVKKQSILLKKMTDLLNTIIDLSAKKKQLFDSTMDGDQIKMQIYNERLMILERLES; encoded by the coding sequence ATGAAAATTTATTTAGTTGGAGGTGCATTAAGAGATAAATTTTTAAATATTCCAATCAAAGATAAAGATTATGTGGTTGTTGGAAGCACTCCTGAAGAAATGGAAAAAAAAGGGTTTAAGCCAATCGGTAAAGATTTTCCTGTTTTTATTCATCCTGATACAAAAGATGAATATGCGCTCGCAAGAACGGAGAAGAAAATTGGTGTTGGTTATCATGGATTTAAGTTTTATGCGTCACCAAAGGTAAAACTTGATGAGGACTTAAAAAGAAGAGATTTGACAATAAATGCAATTGCTCAGGATGAGGATGGAAATATTTATGATCCATATAACGGGCAAATTGATATTGAAAAAAGAATTCTACGGCATGTAAGTGATGCATTTATAGAAGACCCTCTTAGGGTTTTAAGGGTCGCTAGGTTTTCTACGTTAGATGAAAAATTTGTAATTCATAAGGATACACTTAACCTACTTAAAAAAATGATTTTGAATGAAGAGTTGAAATCATTAGCAATCGAGAGAGTGGTAGTAGAAATAAAAAAAGGTCTAGAAGGAAAAAAACCAAGCCAGATGTTTCGCTGTCTGTGCGAATGTGGCGCATTAAATCAAATTCTTCCAGGTATAAATCCCAATAAAAAAACAAATTCAGATTATGTTGAACTCGGCCTATTGATTGAAAAAAATATTGTAAATATCACTCTTGATAATAAGTTTTTATTGATATTACTTATTCCATTTTTCTCTAAAAATTTCTCAACAAATAAAATTAACTATTCAGAAAATCAAGAAAAAAATTTATTAGAACATTTAGGGCTTTCGAAATCACAGAAGAAATTATATGAAAGTTTAAAATCTGAAAAAGAAAATATTGATAATTTTTATAGCTTACCACCTAAATATAAGCTTGATTGTTTGAATCGCTTAGATTTTTTTAGAAGACCTGAAATTACCTTTGCCATTTTAAAAATGTTGATAATTCTAAATACGATAAAAAACAAATCACTTCAGTCTGATTTATCAAGCAACGATGACTTAAAACAACAAGACAATTTTGTAAAAAAACAATCAATATTATTAAAAAAAATGACAGATTTGTTAAATACAATCATTGACCTATCAGCTAAGAAAAAGCAATTATTCGACTCAACTATGGATGGTGATCAGATAAAAATGCAGATTTACAATGAAAGGCTAATGATATTAGAAAGATTAGAAAGTTAA